The Amycolatopsis nigrescens CSC17Ta-90 genomic interval ACAGCGGCCTCCTTCGCCAGTCGTGCGGCCTCGACGGCCCGTGAAGAAGCTTCCTGCGCCGCATTGGTCTCGGCGATCGCGCGGGCCTGCTCGTCCTTGGCGACTTGGGCGAGATGGGAGACCGAGAGCAGCTCCTGGTCCCGTTCTCGGGCGACATGCTGGCCAGTGGTCAGGAACTCGCGTAACGCCTCGACCGAGCCGTCGTCCAAAGCTTGGGAGGCGACACGTTTGACCTCCGGCCCGCCCGCGCTGAGGATCTGCACGACCCGGACCCGGTCGTCGGTTTCCTGGGCCGCCTTCCGGCCGAACTGCAGAAACTCGACCAGCGCCTCCACCGTGCCGGCGTTGAGCGCCTTTTCCGCGGCCTCACGCACACCGCGCCCTTCGGCCGTGGCAAGGGCCTGGTTGACCTGGACCCGCTGGTCGTGTTCCCACGGGCTCTGCCACCCGGTCGTCAGGAACGCGCGAATCGCCCCGATGGACCCGTCGTTGAGCGCCTTCTCGGCGGCCTCACGCACTCCCCTGCCGGCGGAATTGAGCGACTGAACGATCCGGACCCGGTCATCAGCTTCGCGCGCGGCGTCGAGCGCGGTCTCCAGGAACTGCTCAACCTGGGCATCAGTACCGGTCAACGCCGCTGCGGCGGCGCCACGGACACCGGGCCCGCCGGTCTTCCACTCCTCGAGCGCCCGCGCGCGAGGAGACTCCCCCGCAGCCCCCTGCGGGCTGTTTGCGGCCACGAGTGCGTCCGCACCGGTGGCCGCGGACGCTACCTTTGGCGCCACCAGCAGACCGGCGATCAAGGCGAGCGCCAACGCGAACACGAACGACGCCTGTCGTATCCGACTCGTTTCCACCAGCGCGGCCGCTCGTTTCACGCGCGCGAAGACACTGCTGACACACTTTTTTGGCACGTCGCCAATTCCCCTCGAACGACGCCGGCGCTGCCAACGTCCTGCCTAGTGAAGGTGAACAGATTCCGTCGCCCCCCGCGACGGCATGATCCTGCCTCAAGATTGCAATTAATCGCAACAAAGGTGGCGGTCGCCACAATCGGCCCCATGCGCTGATTCGCGGGAGCACGGAATGCTTACCGTTGCACTGCCGCCACGATGATGCGTGGGTTGTTCACATATTCACCAAGGAGATCTTCATGGTTATGCCATCACGTTCGATTATCGCGGCCGCGGCAGGCACGATCGTGACCGCGATCGCTGCCGGGATCACCGCAGGAGATGCCACGGCGTCCGAAGGGGCCTCTCCTACCACCGGGTCCCACGAGGGGTGGCAACGCTCCACGGTGGAGGATCGCTCCTACCCAGGGGCCACAAAAATCCTTGCTGAGCAGGGAATCTCACTCAAGCACGGGGACGGCAAGATCCTGCTCGCCGGCTGCGGCAGCGCCACGGACCTGGCCGAAGTGCACAGTCGGAGCAAGGGCAGGTTCTGCTTCAGCGTCGCCGGCCCGACCGGCTATTTGGCGCTGGACCTTCCCGATACCTACTCCGTCAAGGGAAACAGTTACCGCCTGCAGGTCAGCCTCACCGCGCAGGGTCGAACTACCACATCAACGGTTGAAAAGAACACCTGGACACCGGTCGGCGAAGGAGCCAATACCGCACCCAGCGTCCTCGTCGAGATCCGCACCGCTTAACACTGTCGCCAACGGCACAATGTTGACTTGTTGAGTTCTCCAGGAAACACCGAAAGTGCTCGATCGAATGGGTGTTGATTGGTTGATGAACCAAGGAAACACTCCTCAGTCGCGCACGTTGCCAGTCACGCCATCAACACGAATCAGTCAAGGAGCCGTACCCATGTCCTCACCACGCTCAACCGCACGCCGAGCGACGGCACTCGCCTCCCTCGTCCTCGCCACGACGAGCATGGCCGCCGCTCCGGCGTCGGCGATCAGCGGCGGCGCCCCGGCGGCCGACCGCAGCCACCGGTTTGTCGCGAAGGTCACCGTCGGCGACCAGAGTTGCACCGGGGCACTGGTCGCCCCGCAGTGGCTGCTCACCGCCGCGAGTTGTTTCGCCGACACCCCGGACCAGGGATTCCACATCCCCGCCGGGCCACCCCGCCAACGCTCGACGGCGGTGATCGGCCGCACGATCCTGTCCCAGGACGACGGTCAGGTCGTCGCCATCACCGACCTCGTCCCCCGGGACGGCCGCGATCTCACGCTCGCCAAGCTGGCCACCCCGGTCACCGGCATCACCCCGGTGCCGGTCACCCGCACCGCGCCGAAAGCCGGCGAGGAACTCCTGGTCGCCGGCTACGGTCGCACCTCCACCGAGTGGGTTCCCGACCGGCTGCACACCGCCACCTTCACCGCACGCGAACTCACCGACACCACCTTCACCATCACCGGCAAAGACCCGGCTACCGCCTCCACTTGCCGCGGCGACGCCGGCGGACCCGCCTTGCGGGACACCAACGGGAACGTCGAACTGGTCGCGATCAACAGTGTTTCCTGGCAGGGCGGCTGCATCGGAGAGACCGAGACCCGCACCGGCTCCACCGAGGCTCGTGTGGACGACCTGGGTGACTGGATCCGGCGGCATGTGCCCGACCTCGCCATCGAGTGCGCTGCCGCGGCGCCGGTGTTCACCACCCGCGGGGACGGCAGCATGTGGCTGTATCAGCACACCGACCCCCGCAACGGCAGCTTCTCCTGGATCAACGACAACGGGCAGGCCATCGGCTCCGGCTGGCTCGGCACCCGCGCCGTCGCAGCCCCCGGCGGCGTGGTCTACCAGGCCAACAGCAACGGCGAGCTCCGCCGGTTCCGCTGGAACGGCACCACCTGGGACCTCAACACCGGCCCCACCCCCTACTACCAGGTCATCGACGGCGGCTGGGGCCGCTACGCCACCGCCGAGTACCGCAACCGCATCACCGTCGACACCACCGGGCACATCTACACCATCGAACCCGATGGCAACCTGCACCGGCGCACCTACGACCCTGCCACCGGCAACTGGAACCACCGCGTCCTCAAAGACGGCTGGGCCAAATACGATCTCATCGTCGCCGCCGGCGACGGCGTCCTCTACGCCCGCACCCCCAACGGCGAGCTGTTCCGGTTCGTCTACAACGCCACCTCCGGTGAATGGACCCAGTGGGCCAAGCCCTCGGGCACTGGCTGGAACACCTTCAAAACCATCATGTCCGTCGGCGGAGACGTCCTCTACGGCTCCCACCCCGACGAAAACGGCGGCCTGCTCTGGTACCGCCACCTCCCCGCCAGCGACACCTGGGCACCCACCGGCCGCAACCAGGGCAAACTCATCGGCACCGGCTGGTACGACCTCTACGACATGACCGCGGCACCCGACACCTGCAGGCTCACCCCCTGACCCGTTCGCGCCGGCCCCGGACGCCTTCGCCCGGGGCCGGCGCGAATAGCCCGGCATACGGCAGACGTTTCCCGGAATTGTCCAGCAGTCAACACTGGCCTCCGGCGCCGCGCTGCGGGAACAGTAGAACGCAGATGCGGGCACAACGCGGACTTCCCGCCACACATCGTCAGCAAGAGGAGCGAATCGTGACGGGATCCGCCGTTTCCGGCCACCGGCATGCGCAACTGCACCG includes:
- a CDS encoding tachylectin-related carbohydrate-binding protein yields the protein MSSPRSTARRATALASLVLATTSMAAAPASAISGGAPAADRSHRFVAKVTVGDQSCTGALVAPQWLLTAASCFADTPDQGFHIPAGPPRQRSTAVIGRTILSQDDGQVVAITDLVPRDGRDLTLAKLATPVTGITPVPVTRTAPKAGEELLVAGYGRTSTEWVPDRLHTATFTARELTDTTFTITGKDPATASTCRGDAGGPALRDTNGNVELVAINSVSWQGGCIGETETRTGSTEARVDDLGDWIRRHVPDLAIECAAAAPVFTTRGDGSMWLYQHTDPRNGSFSWINDNGQAIGSGWLGTRAVAAPGGVVYQANSNGELRRFRWNGTTWDLNTGPTPYYQVIDGGWGRYATAEYRNRITVDTTGHIYTIEPDGNLHRRTYDPATGNWNHRVLKDGWAKYDLIVAAGDGVLYARTPNGELFRFVYNATSGEWTQWAKPSGTGWNTFKTIMSVGGDVLYGSHPDENGGLLWYRHLPASDTWAPTGRNQGKLIGTGWYDLYDMTAAPDTCRLTP